Sequence from the Streptomyces kaniharaensis genome:
CTCCCGATGGGCGAGCAACTGCCGCGAATCTGCTGAACTGTGGACGCGATCGGGCCGGGCCGCTCGGCCGGCGGTCGGGGACCGAACGGCCCTCGACCGCCGTGCCCGCGACGCGAAGAATCGCATCCATGGAACCCGACCACACCCCCACCGCGGACGCTCTGCTGGACGAGCGGCACTGCCGGCGTCTTCTGGCAGGTGCCTCGGTCGGCCGCGTGGTCTACACGGTCGGCGCCCTGCCGGCCGTGCTGCCGATCCGCTACCGGCTCGGCTGGGACGGCAGCGTGCTGCTGCGCGCCGCCGCCCGGTCCGAACTGGTGCGGGCGGTCTCCGGCGCGCTGGTGGCGTTCGAGGCCGGGGAGGTCGACGAGACGGACGGAACGGGCTGGAGCGTGACCGTGCTGGGGCGCGCGGACGTCTCGGCCGTCTCCGAGGACCCCACCGCCGGGTCGGCGGCCCCGCAGGCCCAGCCGCCCGGCCAGGTCTCGATCCGGATCCGACCCGAACTGGTCACCGGCCGCCTCCTGCCCTGACAGGGTGCGGGATCAGGCCGGGCTCCGACTGGATCAGGCCCGGCTCAGACGGTCAGCGGCGCCGACCACAGCACCGGGGTACCGCCTCCCGCCGGGCAGCCCAGCTCGAACGACCCGCCCAGCCTCTCCG
This genomic interval carries:
- a CDS encoding pyridoxamine 5'-phosphate oxidase family protein — encoded protein: MEPDHTPTADALLDERHCRRLLAGASVGRVVYTVGALPAVLPIRYRLGWDGSVLLRAAARSELVRAVSGALVAFEAGEVDETDGTGWSVTVLGRADVSAVSEDPTAGSAAPQAQPPGQVSIRIRPELVTGRLLP